From Granulicella sp. WH15, the proteins below share one genomic window:
- a CDS encoding GNAT family N-acetyltransferase gives MATVPQTAASSLARVEVLDLRHFSAYDLRPLLQQEAAAWQQRLLWDYRDSIELLLQYLDSRMLPGFVATLRGQVIGYIFCVYEGYKAVIGDIYVSHAIDPEWRLPELLLKHLLEVASASPDLDRIESQLLLYNEFELAEPFRQAGFVRFPRLYQECDLAARSRSWSPAIAMPPDMELCPWTPSAYQPVAELIHAAYAGHLDAEINDQYRTLHGSLRFLHNIVRFPGCGQFDAEASWLLRDRGTQALAGVVLGSRIAADVAHITQLCMAPEYRGRGLGRLLLEHSMKRLAALRYEAITLTVSEQNSAAVQLYLASGFRTRHRFDAMVLNKPYRPFDLSGST, from the coding sequence ATGGCCACCGTCCCCCAGACCGCCGCCTCCTCCCTTGCCCGCGTCGAGGTGCTGGATCTGCGGCATTTTTCCGCCTACGACCTGCGTCCGCTACTGCAACAGGAGGCAGCCGCGTGGCAGCAGAGGCTGCTCTGGGACTACCGCGACTCCATCGAGCTGTTGCTGCAGTATCTGGACTCGCGCATGTTGCCGGGCTTCGTCGCCACGCTGCGCGGACAGGTCATCGGCTACATCTTTTGCGTGTACGAGGGCTACAAGGCAGTCATCGGCGACATCTACGTCTCGCACGCCATCGACCCGGAGTGGCGTCTGCCGGAGCTGCTGCTGAAGCACCTGCTGGAGGTCGCCTCGGCCTCGCCCGACCTCGACCGCATCGAGTCGCAACTGCTGCTCTACAACGAGTTCGAGTTGGCCGAGCCCTTTCGTCAGGCGGGCTTCGTGCGCTTTCCCCGGCTCTACCAGGAGTGCGATCTGGCGGCGCGTTCGCGGAGCTGGTCTCCGGCGATTGCGATGCCGCCCGATATGGAGCTGTGCCCGTGGACGCCCTCCGCATACCAGCCGGTGGCCGAGCTGATCCATGCCGCCTACGCAGGGCACCTGGACGCGGAGATCAACGACCAGTACCGAACGCTGCACGGCTCGCTGCGGTTTCTGCACAATATCGTGCGCTTTCCCGGCTGTGGGCAGTTTGATGCGGAGGCCTCGTGGCTGCTGCGCGACCGCGGGACGCAGGCGCTGGCAGGCGTGGTGCTGGGTTCGCGGATCGCGGCGGATGTGGCGCATATCACGCAGCTCTGCATGGCTCCCGAGTACCGTGGGCGCGGGCTGGGGCGGCTGCTGCTGGAGCACTCGATGAAACGGCTGGCCGCGCTGCGGTATGAGGCAATTACCCTGACGGTGAGCGAGCAGAACAGCGCTGCGGTACAGCTTTATCTGGCCTCGGGATTTCGGACACGGCATCGGTTCGATGCGATGGTGTTGAACAAGCCGTATCGTCCGTTCGATCTATCCGGCAGCACCTAA
- a CDS encoding M23 family metallopeptidase, with the protein MPANPKKRFYILFVSRDTDGNLHKVPVPLRYAYLFVAAAVIGMFTITGMAGSYSRMLIKTARFNQLRADHNSLQKDYAHLEKQAHEKDIQAASLGSLASEVSALYGLTTSKLAAVNRGRTTKGAKPVVVDAAKSAGTAPLADISETNVASLADDSYTKSLDAFYTLRSNAMSGDTSRFLATPVDTPLGGMLHPLGRGREFGGLDSGLDVADSPSLWPVTGPITSSFGQREDPVLGNGEGEFHPGIDISAVQGTPIHVTADGVVQSAEFVNGYGRMVAVDHGHGLVTMYGHMSGFAVTAGQQVSRGQVIGYVGHSGRTTGNHVHYEVRIRNTPVNPHKYLRQTLAQLGGGLPGAQ; encoded by the coding sequence TTGCCAGCAAACCCGAAAAAACGCTTTTACATCCTCTTCGTCAGCCGCGACACGGACGGAAACCTGCACAAGGTTCCGGTGCCTCTGCGCTATGCCTATCTATTTGTGGCGGCAGCGGTTATCGGTATGTTCACCATCACGGGAATGGCTGGGTCTTACTCGCGGATGCTGATTAAAACGGCGCGGTTCAACCAGTTGCGGGCCGATCACAACTCGCTCCAGAAGGACTACGCGCACCTGGAGAAACAGGCGCACGAGAAGGATATTCAGGCGGCCTCGCTGGGTTCTCTGGCGAGCGAGGTCTCGGCGCTGTACGGCCTGACGACCAGCAAGCTGGCCGCGGTGAACCGGGGACGGACGACCAAGGGCGCGAAGCCGGTCGTCGTCGATGCGGCCAAGTCGGCTGGGACGGCTCCTCTGGCCGATATCAGCGAGACGAATGTAGCCAGCCTGGCGGACGACAGCTATACCAAGTCGCTGGACGCCTTTTATACCCTGCGCTCGAACGCGATGAGCGGCGATACGTCGCGCTTCCTCGCTACGCCGGTGGATACCCCGCTCGGCGGGATGCTGCATCCGCTGGGCCGTGGCCGGGAGTTCGGCGGTCTGGACAGCGGATTGGACGTGGCGGATTCGCCGTCGCTCTGGCCGGTTACGGGACCGATCACCAGCAGCTTCGGCCAGCGGGAGGACCCGGTGCTTGGCAACGGTGAGGGTGAGTTCCATCCGGGCATCGACATCTCGGCGGTGCAGGGAACGCCGATCCACGTGACGGCGGACGGCGTGGTGCAGTCGGCCGAGTTCGTGAATGGCTACGGGCGCATGGTGGCGGTGGACCACGGGCACGGACTGGTGACGATGTACGGGCACATGAGCGGTTTCGCCGTGACGGCGGGCCAGCAGGTGAGCCGGGGCCAGGTGATCGGTTATGTGGGCCATAGCGGCCGCACGACAGGCAACCACGTTCACTACGAGGTTCGGATCAGGAATACTCCGGTCAATCCGCACAAGTACCTGCGGCAGACGCTGGCGCAGTTGGGTGGCGGGTTGCCGGGAGCGCAGTAG
- the rpmG gene encoding 50S ribosomal protein L33, which yields MREIITLQCPECKNRNYSTTKNKKTTTGRLEFSKFCNTCRKHTDHKETK from the coding sequence ATGCGCGAAATTATTACACTGCAGTGCCCCGAGTGCAAGAACAGGAACTACTCCACGACGAAGAACAAGAAGACGACCACCGGCCGTCTGGAGTTCTCGAAGTTCTGCAATACCTGCCGCAAGCACACGGACCACAAGGAAACGAAGTAA
- the rimP gene encoding ribosome maturation factor RimP — MAIQLDEIRAVAQRVAGSHHLEVVDVEFSGGAKFRTLRIYIEKDAEGRAKLAELAKAAEAGEGDEEAPQLPKGVPVEMLSGVTHEDCEQFARDFGTLLDVEDIIPGAEYTLEVSSPGIERKLTKPADYTRFQGSLVKLQTFTPVNQSRQFQGRLTRFEGNNLTLDLAAVKQKGKARKSAAAQDQTVEIALSNVEKASLIAEI, encoded by the coding sequence ATGGCAATTCAGTTGGATGAAATTCGGGCAGTAGCGCAGCGGGTCGCCGGGTCGCACCATCTGGAAGTGGTCGACGTGGAGTTCTCGGGCGGAGCCAAGTTCCGCACGCTGCGCATCTATATCGAGAAGGACGCCGAGGGACGCGCCAAACTGGCCGAGCTGGCCAAGGCCGCGGAGGCGGGCGAGGGCGACGAAGAGGCCCCGCAGCTCCCCAAGGGCGTTCCCGTCGAGATGCTCTCGGGCGTGACGCATGAGGACTGCGAACAGTTTGCCCGCGACTTTGGGACGCTGCTCGACGTCGAAGACATTATCCCCGGCGCGGAGTACACTCTCGAGGTCTCCTCTCCGGGCATCGAGCGCAAGCTGACCAAACCCGCAGATTACACGCGGTTTCAGGGCAGCCTGGTCAAGCTCCAGACGTTTACGCCGGTGAACCAGAGCCGGCAGTTTCAAGGCCGTCTCACCCGGTTCGAGGGCAATAACCTGACCCTCGACCTGGCGGCGGTGAAGCAGAAGGGCAAGGCGCGTAAGTCCGCAGCAGCCCAGGACCAGACGGTCGAGATTGCCCTTTCGAACGTGGAAAAGGCCAGCCTGATCGCAGAGATATAG
- the guaB gene encoding IMP dehydrogenase produces MIIAPIPEALTFDDVLLVPAYSEVVPTQVSTQVQLTRNITLNTPLMSAAMDTVTESRLAIAMAQQGGMGVVHRNLSIEQQAMEIDKVKRSESGMIVDPVTISPEQRVSDALDVMRQYKISGVPVTKNRKLVGILTNRDLRFVSRTDLTVDSVMTKTNLITVPVGTTLEQAEQILHQHRVEKLLVVNDEYELKGLITVKDIQKKLKYPNAAKDSQGRLRVAAAIGATGDFLERAAELIKYRVDALAIDSAHGHSSRVLEAVRECKAAFPHIDLLAGNVATYDGALALMDAGADAVKVGIGPGSICTTRMVTGAGMPQITAISEAFRASQERGIPIIADGGIKYSGDITKAIAAGASVVMMGSLFAGVDESPGETILYQGRSFKAYRGMGSLSAMAQGSGERYFQGKEDMNEFTAGDRPSLTAREGASQNRLAKYVPEGIEGRVPHRGPLEAMVYQLVGGLRSGMGYLGCGSIPELQQNARFIRISNAGLRESHVHDVVITREAPNYHAE; encoded by the coding sequence ATGATCATCGCACCGATTCCCGAAGCACTTACCTTTGACGACGTCCTCCTCGTCCCTGCCTATAGCGAAGTCGTTCCGACCCAGGTCAGCACCCAGGTCCAGCTCACCCGCAACATCACCCTGAACACGCCGCTGATGTCGGCCGCCATGGACACCGTCACCGAGTCGCGCCTCGCCATTGCGATGGCGCAGCAGGGCGGCATGGGCGTCGTGCACCGCAACCTCTCGATCGAGCAGCAGGCGATGGAGATCGACAAGGTGAAGCGTTCTGAGAGCGGCATGATCGTCGATCCGGTGACGATCTCGCCCGAGCAGCGCGTCTCCGACGCCCTCGACGTGATGCGGCAGTACAAGATCTCCGGCGTGCCGGTCACCAAGAACCGCAAACTGGTCGGCATCCTGACCAACCGCGACCTGCGCTTCGTCTCGCGCACCGACCTCACGGTCGATTCGGTGATGACCAAGACCAACCTCATCACGGTCCCTGTTGGGACAACCCTCGAACAGGCCGAACAGATCCTGCACCAGCACCGCGTCGAGAAGCTCCTCGTCGTCAACGACGAGTACGAGTTGAAGGGCCTCATCACCGTTAAGGACATCCAGAAGAAGCTGAAGTACCCGAACGCCGCCAAGGATTCGCAGGGCCGTCTGCGCGTGGCCGCGGCCATCGGCGCGACGGGAGACTTCCTCGAGCGCGCCGCCGAGTTGATTAAGTACCGCGTGGACGCTCTCGCTATCGACTCCGCGCACGGCCACTCCTCGCGTGTGCTCGAGGCCGTTCGCGAGTGCAAGGCGGCCTTCCCGCACATCGACCTGCTGGCCGGAAACGTAGCCACCTACGACGGCGCGCTGGCCCTGATGGACGCGGGCGCGGACGCCGTGAAGGTCGGCATCGGACCAGGCTCTATCTGCACCACGCGCATGGTCACGGGCGCGGGTATGCCGCAGATCACCGCCATCTCCGAGGCCTTCCGGGCCTCGCAGGAGCGCGGTATCCCCATCATCGCCGACGGCGGCATCAAGTACTCGGGCGATATCACCAAGGCCATCGCGGCGGGAGCCAGCGTGGTCATGATGGGTTCGCTCTTCGCCGGTGTGGACGAGAGCCCCGGCGAGACGATCCTCTACCAGGGCCGCTCGTTCAAGGCGTATCGCGGCATGGGTTCTCTGTCCGCGATGGCGCAGGGTTCGGGCGAGCGTTACTTCCAGGGCAAGGAAGACATGAACGAGTTCACGGCGGGCGACCGGCCTTCGCTGACGGCGCGCGAGGGAGCCTCGCAGAACCGGCTGGCCAAGTACGTTCCCGAGGGCATCGAGGGCCGCGTGCCTCATCGTGGGCCGCTCGAGGCGATGGTCTACCAGCTCGTCGGCGGACTGCGCTCGGGCATGGGCTACCTGGGCTGCGGAAGCATCCCGGAGCTGCAGCAGAACGCACGCTTCATCCGCATCTCGAACGCCGGACTGCGCGAGAGCCACGTGCACGATGTGGTGATTACCCGCGAGGCTCCGAACTATCACGCCGAGTAG
- the rbfA gene encoding 30S ribosome-binding factor RbfA, producing the protein MPEPRARTYHRNRVAHSFSEEIGAMLEGELSDPRIFPSVVTEVVLTPGGKSARVFVAVHGGEAEEASTLAALTTARGFIRAQIRERMGVRHVPELVFAIDRSEKMTGRMDELLGRMKKRDRKRATEEAVSTAPSPQEAPVSEK; encoded by the coding sequence ATGCCTGAACCACGCGCCAGAACCTACCACCGCAACCGGGTCGCCCATTCATTCTCCGAGGAGATCGGCGCGATGCTCGAAGGAGAACTCTCCGACCCGAGAATCTTCCCCTCCGTCGTCACCGAGGTGGTACTGACGCCCGGCGGCAAGTCCGCACGGGTCTTCGTCGCGGTCCACGGCGGCGAGGCCGAAGAGGCGTCCACACTGGCCGCCCTGACTACAGCCCGCGGCTTCATACGGGCGCAGATCCGCGAGCGCATGGGCGTCCGCCATGTGCCGGAGCTGGTCTTCGCCATCGACCGCTCCGAGAAGATGACCGGCCGCATGGACGAGCTGCTGGGGCGGATGAAGAAGCGCGATCGCAAGCGCGCTACGGAAGAAGCCGTCTCGACCGCCCCAAGCCCCCAGGAAGCCCCGGTATCCGAGAAATAA
- the nusG gene encoding transcription termination/antitermination protein NusG, protein MAVKETNPDDLLPEEPVVPAAEGAAVEGEHLEPPVNENFKWYIIHAYSGFERKVRESLESRIHAYNLQNKIGRIMIPTEPVTELRNGKKYTIERVFLPGYVLVEMDLDNDLWHVIKNTPRVTGFLGTGDNPVALSEQEVSSILFRSDVSKDKPVMKIKFEKGEQVRINEGPFANFNGAVDDVNEDKQTLKVMVSIFGRSTPVEIEFSKVDKVEI, encoded by the coding sequence ATGGCAGTGAAAGAGACAAATCCGGACGATCTTCTCCCCGAGGAGCCAGTAGTTCCGGCCGCCGAAGGTGCAGCAGTCGAGGGCGAGCACCTCGAGCCGCCGGTCAACGAGAATTTTAAGTGGTACATCATCCACGCTTACTCAGGTTTCGAGCGCAAGGTGCGCGAGTCCCTGGAGAGCCGGATCCACGCCTATAACCTGCAGAACAAGATCGGGCGCATCATGATCCCGACCGAGCCGGTGACTGAGCTGCGCAATGGCAAGAAGTACACCATCGAGCGCGTCTTCCTGCCGGGCTACGTGCTGGTGGAGATGGACCTCGATAACGACCTGTGGCACGTGATCAAGAACACGCCGCGGGTGACGGGCTTCCTCGGCACGGGTGATAACCCGGTCGCGCTGAGCGAGCAGGAGGTCAGCTCCATCCTGTTCCGGTCCGACGTGTCGAAGGACAAGCCGGTGATGAAGATCAAGTTCGAGAAGGGCGAGCAGGTCCGAATCAATGAGGGACCGTTCGCAAACTTCAACGGCGCGGTCGACGACGTGAACGAGGACAAGCAGACCCTGAAGGTCATGGTCAGCATCTTCGGACGTTCGACGCCGGTCGAGATCGAGTTCTCGAAGGTCGACAAGGTAGAGATTTAG
- the tuf gene encoding elongation factor Tu, translated as MGKEKFDRSKPHVNIGTIGHIDHGKTTLTAAITKVLSKHNPSNKFRSFDTIDNAPEERERGITIATSHVEYETPNRHYAHVDCPGHADYIKNMITGAAQMDGAILVVAATDGPMPQTKEHVLLARQVGVPYIVVFLNKCDAVEDEELIELVEMEVRELLSKYDYPGDDTPIIRGSALGALNGEAQWEAKIDELMEAVDKYVPQPERAVDLPFLMPIEDIFSISGRGTVVTGRIERGKVKVGEACEIVGFGDTQATVCTGVEMFKKQLDEGLAGDNAGLLLRGIAKEAVERGMVLAKPGSIKPHTEFKGEVYVLSKEEGGRHTPFFNGYRPQFYFRTTDVTGSAKLPAGTEMCMPGDNIQLEISLHTPVAMEKGLRFAIREGGRTVGAGTISEIIK; from the coding sequence ATGGGTAAGGAAAAGTTTGACCGTTCAAAGCCGCACGTAAACATTGGAACGATTGGTCACATCGACCACGGCAAGACGACGCTGACTGCTGCGATCACGAAGGTTCTGTCGAAGCATAATCCTTCGAACAAGTTCCGCTCGTTCGACACGATCGACAACGCACCCGAGGAGCGCGAGCGCGGTATTACGATCGCGACCTCGCACGTGGAGTACGAGACGCCGAACCGGCACTACGCGCACGTCGACTGCCCTGGCCACGCGGACTACATCAAGAACATGATCACGGGAGCTGCGCAGATGGACGGCGCGATCCTGGTGGTCGCAGCGACCGACGGCCCGATGCCCCAGACCAAGGAGCACGTTCTGCTGGCGCGTCAGGTCGGCGTTCCGTACATCGTGGTGTTCCTGAACAAGTGCGATGCGGTCGAGGACGAAGAGCTGATCGAGCTGGTCGAGATGGAGGTTCGTGAGCTTCTGTCGAAGTACGACTACCCCGGCGACGACACCCCGATCATCCGCGGCTCCGCCCTGGGCGCGCTGAACGGCGAGGCGCAGTGGGAGGCCAAGATCGACGAGCTGATGGAGGCGGTGGACAAGTACGTTCCGCAGCCTGAGCGCGCCGTGGATCTGCCGTTCCTGATGCCTATCGAGGATATCTTCTCGATCTCGGGCCGCGGCACCGTGGTGACGGGCCGTATCGAGCGCGGCAAGGTGAAGGTTGGCGAGGCTTGCGAGATCGTGGGCTTCGGCGACACGCAGGCTACGGTCTGCACCGGCGTCGAGATGTTCAAGAAGCAGCTCGATGAGGGTCTTGCGGGCGACAACGCGGGTCTTCTGCTGCGCGGTATCGCGAAGGAAGCGGTGGAGCGCGGGATGGTCCTGGCGAAGCCGGGTTCGATCAAGCCGCACACCGAGTTCAAGGGCGAGGTCTACGTTCTGAGCAAGGAAGAGGGCGGACGTCACACTCCGTTCTTCAACGGCTACCGTCCGCAGTTCTACTTCCGGACGACGGACGTGACGGGTTCGGCGAAGCTTCCTGCGGGCACCGAGATGTGTATGCCGGGTGACAACATCCAGCTCGAGATCTCGCTGCACACGCCGGTCGCGATGGAGAAGGGCCTCCGCTTCGCTATCCGCGAGGGCGGTCGCACCGTCGGTGCAGGTACCATCTCGGAAATCATCAAGTAA
- a CDS encoding bifunctional oligoribonuclease/PAP phosphatase NrnA: MTEAAIIAEFVAAFRAHPRFLITSHARPDGDAVGSVLALGGLLEQIGCTVDMVLAGPIPANFDALPGIEKIRIADHAGDETCPAILLECNSTQRTGIAGLERRMLLNIDHHSSGRDFAALNWIDAGACAVTVMVYRIALSSPDFQITTAIAKCLYTGLLTDTGGFTYSSTNAEAFAMAHDLTQRGVEPGRIAQAVIFSNPLSRLRVLGIALNKMQREGAVAWTSISDRELREAEATSEDCEGIVNTLIGIAGIELAAFFRELDGPNEIRLSLRSKGEVNVAQVAEHYGGGGHRNASGVTLPGTMDELAQGILSRLSSATLLALSRPA, translated from the coding sequence ATGACTGAGGCCGCAATCATCGCGGAGTTTGTTGCCGCCTTCCGGGCGCATCCCCGCTTTCTCATCACCTCCCACGCCCGGCCGGATGGCGACGCCGTCGGCTCGGTGCTGGCGCTGGGCGGGCTGCTGGAGCAGATCGGCTGCACCGTCGACATGGTGCTGGCCGGGCCTATCCCGGCGAACTTCGACGCGCTGCCGGGGATCGAAAAGATTCGCATCGCCGACCACGCCGGGGATGAGACCTGTCCGGCGATCCTGCTGGAGTGCAACAGCACCCAGCGCACCGGGATCGCGGGGCTGGAGCGGCGGATGCTGCTGAACATCGACCACCACAGCAGCGGCCGCGACTTCGCCGCGCTGAACTGGATCGACGCGGGAGCCTGCGCGGTGACCGTGATGGTCTACCGGATCGCGCTCAGCTCGCCCGACTTCCAGATCACGACAGCCATCGCCAAGTGCCTGTACACCGGGCTGCTGACCGATACCGGCGGCTTCACCTACTCCTCCACCAATGCCGAGGCCTTCGCCATGGCGCACGACCTGACCCAGCGCGGCGTCGAGCCGGGCCGGATCGCGCAGGCCGTCATCTTCTCCAATCCTCTGAGCCGCCTGCGCGTTCTCGGCATCGCGCTGAACAAGATGCAGCGCGAGGGCGCGGTGGCGTGGACGTCGATCAGCGACCGCGAGCTGCGCGAGGCGGAAGCGACATCGGAGGACTGCGAAGGGATCGTCAACACGCTGATCGGCATCGCCGGGATCGAGCTGGCGGCCTTCTTCCGCGAGCTGGACGGCCCGAACGAGATCCGCCTGAGCCTGCGCAGCAAGGGAGAGGTCAACGTCGCCCAGGTGGCCGAGCACTACGGCGGCGGCGGCCACCGTAACGCCAGCGGCGTCACCCTGCCCGGAACCATGGACGAGCTGGCGCAGGGCATTCTTAGCCGTCTATCGAGTGCAACTCTGTTAGCCTTGTCTCGCCCAGCCTGA
- a CDS encoding glycosyltransferase family 39 protein: MNDFLQPASTGDGAAQISAKLPWYRRLFHHPELPSPWEILTLCLIGGFLLLYGLMPVTGGAQLGLVGADEPRYAQVAREMLKVHDTTCAQLHTDMVPHSLRRDDITRATQCLLAGTVTPILYGQPWLEKPALYYWRAMSFFREFGVSDWSARLPSTSGAAFLIVLIFLHMRRFRPGGHLDAALITCSCVGILSFSRGASTDMQLAAPFCIGMLGWYAWYETGKKFWLFDLYFFGAAATLAKGPVAPFMALIIIFLFVALRREWTLLRRTIWLPGIILYLLMVLPWYIAVQRRNPDFYRQFFLEHNLERFATNRYQHHQPFWYYLAVLIIALMPWTVLAGRALIDAINTSVAEWKVRRKPQPYLGHSRAGDAFPEFLVLWALFPILFFSFSGSKLPGYILPSLPPLTILTGDYLNRIRREGLPPWLLWSHAVLSAVLVFVLTLAPQHMQYETLVPSAGWLAAATAAAVLIGMVMVLLIRRYGIPAVRNATLIPVVLTLIFLLGFHGRELDLNYSARPLAQEIERHAPGVKLLAVQSVKRDMDYGLAFYRNEPLVHYDSDGVPRAEHLLVIRSADEGELDRWLAGRMYKPLFLYDEQGLAVYRVYAQP, translated from the coding sequence GTGAACGACTTTCTCCAACCCGCCTCCACCGGTGACGGTGCCGCGCAAATCAGTGCGAAGCTGCCGTGGTATCGCCGCCTCTTCCATCACCCGGAGCTGCCTTCGCCGTGGGAGATCCTGACCCTGTGCCTGATCGGCGGCTTCCTGCTGCTGTACGGGCTTATGCCCGTCACCGGCGGCGCGCAGCTCGGACTGGTCGGCGCGGATGAGCCGCGCTATGCCCAAGTGGCCCGCGAGATGCTGAAGGTGCATGACACCACCTGCGCCCAGCTCCACACCGACATGGTGCCGCACAGCCTTCGGCGCGACGACATCACCCGCGCCACGCAGTGTCTACTGGCAGGAACCGTAACACCGATCCTCTACGGCCAGCCGTGGCTGGAGAAACCGGCCCTCTACTACTGGCGCGCGATGAGCTTCTTCCGCGAGTTCGGCGTCTCGGACTGGTCGGCGCGGCTGCCCTCGACCTCCGGCGCGGCGTTCCTGATCGTGCTGATCTTCCTGCACATGCGGCGTTTCCGGCCGGGCGGGCATCTGGACGCGGCGCTGATTACCTGCTCCTGCGTGGGCATCCTCTCGTTCTCGCGCGGAGCCTCCACCGATATGCAGCTCGCCGCGCCGTTCTGCATCGGGATGCTGGGCTGGTACGCCTGGTACGAGACCGGCAAGAAGTTCTGGCTCTTCGACCTCTACTTCTTCGGCGCGGCGGCCACGCTGGCCAAGGGGCCGGTCGCGCCCTTCATGGCGCTCATCATCATCTTCCTCTTCGTAGCGCTGCGCCGGGAGTGGACGCTGCTGCGCCGGACGATCTGGCTGCCGGGAATCATTCTCTACCTGCTGATGGTGCTGCCCTGGTACATCGCCGTCCAGCGCCGTAACCCGGACTTCTACCGCCAGTTCTTCCTCGAGCACAATCTCGAGCGGTTCGCCACCAACCGCTACCAGCACCATCAGCCCTTCTGGTACTACCTGGCCGTGCTCATCATCGCGCTGATGCCGTGGACCGTGCTGGCGGGCCGTGCGCTGATCGACGCCATCAACACCTCGGTCGCCGAGTGGAAGGTGCGCCGCAAGCCCCAGCCGTACCTCGGCCACTCGCGCGCGGGCGACGCCTTCCCCGAGTTCCTGGTGCTGTGGGCGCTCTTCCCGATCCTCTTCTTCTCGTTCTCCGGGTCCAAGCTGCCGGGCTACATCCTGCCCTCGCTGCCGCCCCTGACCATCCTGACCGGCGACTACCTGAACCGCATCCGCCGCGAGGGCCTGCCGCCGTGGCTGCTCTGGTCGCACGCCGTCTTGAGCGCCGTGCTGGTCTTTGTGCTGACGCTGGCCCCGCAGCACATGCAGTACGAGACCCTGGTGCCCTCCGCGGGCTGGCTCGCCGCCGCTACCGCCGCTGCCGTACTCATCGGCATGGTGATGGTGCTGCTGATCCGCCGTTACGGCATCCCGGCAGTGCGTAACGCGACGCTGATCCCGGTGGTGTTGACGCTGATCTTCCTGCTCGGCTTCCACGGACGCGAGCTGGACCTGAACTACTCGGCGCGGCCCCTGGCCCAGGAGATCGAGCGCCACGCCCCCGGTGTCAAGCTGCTGGCGGTACAGTCGGTCAAACGCGATATGGACTACGGGCTGGCGTTCTACCGTAACGAGCCGCTGGTTCACTACGACTCCGACGGCGTGCCCAGAGCCGAGCACCTGCTCGTCATCCGCAGCGCGGACGAGGGCGAACTCGACCGCTGGCTCGCCGGGCGCATGTACAAGCCGCTCTTTCTCTATGACGAGCAGGGACTTGCGGTATACCGGGTCTACGCACAGCCATAG
- a CDS encoding VanZ family protein, with amino-acid sequence MPNIFRYRPDPLAIRLRTSGLGQVGVWLPTLLAMGVIAIESTPTFGAQQTSGWLRPIFERFMGAMSESRWEEMHHHLRKTGHFTGYGLVCLAFLRSWLITLAGQVDVSLRGWRVRASAAALFSTACIASLDEFHQTMLPNRTGTPWDVLLDSCGGLCMLLLVWLFLWLKSPAEQLN; translated from the coding sequence ATGCCCAACATCTTCCGTTACAGGCCGGATCCTCTGGCGATCCGGCTGCGCACCTCTGGCCTGGGACAAGTCGGCGTATGGCTGCCGACGCTCCTGGCGATGGGCGTCATCGCGATAGAGTCGACGCCCACCTTTGGGGCGCAGCAGACGAGCGGCTGGCTGCGTCCGATCTTCGAGCGGTTTATGGGGGCGATGTCCGAGAGCCGCTGGGAGGAGATGCATCATCACCTGCGCAAGACCGGCCACTTTACGGGATACGGGCTGGTCTGCCTGGCGTTCCTGCGCTCGTGGCTGATTACGCTGGCGGGGCAGGTGGATGTCAGCCTGCGCGGCTGGCGGGTGCGTGCGAGTGCTGCGGCTCTGTTCTCGACGGCCTGCATTGCCAGCCTCGATGAGTTTCATCAGACGATGCTGCCGAACCGCACGGGCACGCCGTGGGATGTGCTGCTCGATAGCTGTGGTGGGCTTTGTATGCTCCTGCTGGTCTGGCTTTTTCTATGGTTGAAGAGTCCTGCCGAGCAGTTAAATTAA
- the secE gene encoding preprotein translocase subunit SecE: protein MAKGLAVAEEQQNSGMEQFKSAPARLNEFLKDVRAEMRKAIVPSRAEVQTTTIVVIVTVFIFAAYFWLVDNIIGRGIEMLLHKLITR from the coding sequence ATGGCCAAGGGATTAGCAGTGGCGGAAGAGCAGCAAAACTCGGGAATGGAGCAGTTCAAGTCGGCTCCGGCGCGGCTGAACGAGTTCCTGAAAGATGTTCGGGCGGAGATGCGCAAGGCAATCGTTCCTTCGCGCGCCGAGGTCCAGACGACGACGATTGTGGTCATCGTGACGGTGTTCATCTTCGCCGCGTACTTCTGGCTGGTGGACAACATCATCGGTCGCGGCATCGAGATGTTGCTGCACAAGCTGATCACCAGGTAG
- a CDS encoding DUF503 domain-containing protein yields the protein MPIGRVILEIEIPHAQSLKDRRQVVRSLKDKLRHGFNISVAELDEAVAWNRATIGIAAISGSTNYLTGQLQQIDEAAHRICTTLSAEIRDSYAEILPD from the coding sequence ATGCCCATTGGCCGCGTCATCCTCGAGATCGAAATTCCCCACGCGCAGTCGTTAAAAGATCGCCGCCAGGTCGTCCGCTCGCTCAAAGACAAGCTCCGCCACGGCTTCAACATCTCCGTCGCCGAGCTGGATGAGGCTGTGGCCTGGAACCGCGCCACCATCGGCATCGCCGCCATCTCCGGCTCGACCAACTACCTCACCGGCCAGCTCCAGCAGATCGATGAGGCCGCGCATCGCATCTGCACCACCCTGAGCGCCGAGATACGCGACTCCTACGCCGAAATTCTGCCCGATTAG